AAACGACCCCTCGCCAACGCCGCCTGGCGCGAGCTCACCGAGCAGCCCGGCATGTACAGCCAGTACGCCGAAACCTACACCCAACGCCTCGCCGCGATGAAAATCACCCCCGACGACGTCGGCTTCCCCGGCCACGCCGAGCTCGAATGGCCCGAGGTCGCCCTCCGCTTCACCCTCTCTCACCCAGGCGTCCACACCGCCATCGTCGGCACGACCAGCGTCATCAACGCCCGCGCCAACCTCTCCGCCGTCCGCAAGGGCCCGCTCCCCGACGACGTCGTCCACAAACTCCGCGAAGCCTTCAAAACCGGCCAGGCCACCCTCGGCCAAACCTGGACCGGCCAAACCTGACCCCCCAAAAAAACTCGAATCTAGAAACTAGAAACTAGAAACTCCCCCCTTACACCAACAACTGCCCCACCGTCACCGTCACCGCCCGCCCCGCCAGCGCCACCCGCTCGTCCCCTTCCCGCATCGCCACCCGCAGCCGACCGCCGCGCTGCGACAGTTGCGCCGCATCCATCACATCCTTGCCCAGCATCCGCCGCCAGTAAGGCCCGAGCACGCAGTGCAGTGAGCCGGTCACCGCATCTTCATCAATCCGCAGTCGCGGCGCGAAAAACCGCGACACGAAATCCGCCTCATCCGCCTCCCCGCCTCGGGCAGTCAGCCCCACGCCTCGCGCATCAATATCCATCAGCGCCAGCATGTTCGGCCGCGCCTCCCGCACCGCCGCCGAGTCTTCCACCTCCACCACCCAGTCGTACCGACTCCGCAGCACCGTCACCGGCTCGACCCCCAGCGCCTCGATCAGCCCCGCCACCGGCTCGGCCACCGCGGGCGGGTCGGCCGGGAAGTCCATCGCAATCAGCCCCGATTCCGCATCCAGCTCGCAATGCAGCACCCCGCGATGCCGCGTCTTGAACGCGATCGGCTTCTCCGCCCCCATTAACTGCTGCTCCCAAAGCACATGCGCCGCCGCCAGCGTCGCGTGTCCGCAAAGCTCCACCTCGGCCGCGGGCGTAAACCACCGCAGCTCGAAGCCGCCGGGAATCGGCCGAACGAACGCCGTCTCCGACAAGTTCATCTCCGTCGCGACCGCCTGCAGCCAGTCGTCGTCGAGTTCCCCGGTGATCAGGCACACCGCCGCCGGGTTCCCCGCAAACGGCGAATCGGTAAACGCATCCACATGGTAAATGGCATGACTCATACCCCGCATGGTAGCGTACAGGCCGATCGCATCGGACCACAGAGCTGCCCGCCACGCCCAAAGCCCAGGCATGGCATGCCTGGGCTTTACACCCCCCCACTTGAACCCGCCGCCGCGCAGCGGTACACTACTCGGCTCGTTTGAAAGACCCACGCGCGCACAGGGATAACGATCATGCCACGAGTTTGTGAATTTACCGGTCGTCGGACCTCGTCCGGCAACACGTACACCCACCGCGGTAAAGCCAAATACCTCGGCGGTGTCGGTACGAAAGTCACCGGCAAGACCAAGCGGAAGTTCAAGCCCAACATCAAGGCGATCACCGCTGTCATCGACGGCTCGGTCGTCCGCGTCAAGGCTTCAACCAAGGCCATCCGCTCCGGCCTGGTCGTCAAGCCGCTCAAGCGCAAATACGCCTACCGCCCCGACGCCGAGCAGACCCAGGGCGAATAATCCCCGGCCCGGTGGCCCTTGGCCCTTCCCGTGAAATCGGGCTCGGCCGCCGGCCGACCGTTCCAAGCACGGGCGATTTGTCAATTTGTTGCGCCCTCACCCCACGACATGCGCGTGGGGCTGCGTTCATAAAAGACAAACGACGATATTTCGTCGGTAAAATCAGCGAATCACCGTGGTACGCGGTCCGGTCACGCGGGCCGCTTCGTTCGTGCGCGGCCGGGTCAACACGTAACGTGACGCAGGCAAGCCCATGCCAGTGCGAGAAGACCAGAAAATCCAGGTCCAGCAGGCGACCGACATCGTCCGATTGATCGGCGAACACGTGGCCCTCCGCCCCAAAGGGCGCGAGTTTGCCGGCCTCTGCCCCTTCCACGACGACCAGAACCCGTCCATGTTCGTCTCGCCCGCGAAGCAGATCTATAAATGCTTCTCCTGCGGCGCCGGCGGCGACGTGTTCACCTTCGTCACCCAGTACCACAAGATGACTTTCCCCGAAGCGCTGCGACACCTCGCGGACCAGGCAGGCATCAAGTTGCAGGCGGCAGGCGGCAGGGGCCAGGGATCAGACGAAGGCCCCAGCGAACGCCAACGCATCGCCGCCGCCAACGAGCTGGCCATGGGCTTCTTCCGCACGCTCTACAAGCATCCCGAGCACGGCCAAGCCGTCCGCGAATACGTCGAAAAACGCGGCATCAACGCCGAAATGATCGAAGCCTTCCAGCTCGGCTACGCCTCCGACCGCTGGGACGGCCTCGCCACCACCATCGACCGCAAAAGCTGGGATCTGCAAAGCTTCATCGCCGCCGGCCTCGTCACCCCCCGCAACCGCAACCACGACGACAGCAATAACTCGGAACTCGAAACTCGAAACTCCAAACCCTCCAACTGCTACGACCGGCTACGCCACCGCCTGATTTTTCCCATTTTCGACGCGATCGGACGACCCATCGCCTTCGGCGGTCGTAAGTTGCGGGAGGCCGACGAACCAAAGTACCTCAACAGCCCCGAAACAAAGCTGTTTAACAAGTCGGCGACCCTGTACGGCCTGCACCTGGCGAAGAAACCGATCATCGACAGCAAAACCGCGGTGATCGTCGAAGGCTACACCGACGTCATCGCCTGCCACCAGCATGGGGCGAAAAACGTGGTCGCCACCCTCGGCACGGCCCTGACCCGCGAACACGTGGGCGAACTGCGTCGTTATGCACAGAAGGTGGTGCTCGTCTTCGACGCCGACGAAGCCGGGCGAAAGGCCGCCGACCGTGCCGTGGAACTGTTCCTCACCGGAGACCTCGATGTGGCGATCGCCGTGCTGCCCACCGGCCCGGACGGTGCAAAACTCGACCCCGCCGAGCTGCTCGCCCAGCCCGACGGCCTCGCGCAGTGGCGCCGCGTGGTGGACGATGCCAGCGACGCCCTTGCGTACCAGTTTGACCGGATTGCCGCCGACCTCACCGCCGCCGGCACCATCACCGGCCGACAGGCGATCGCGGAAGCCTACCTCGACCAGCTCGGTCGGCTAGGCCTTTCCCGCATGGGCCAGATCCGCCGGGCGCTCACCGTGCAGCGGCTGGCGAATCTGCTGAAAATGAGCGAGTCCGCCGTCAACGATGTGCTCACCGGACTGGAGCAGCGAAACACCCGCTTTAGCCAACCTGCCCAGCCTGCGCAGCCCGACGCCGACGAGTCGCCGTGGCCTGCGGAATCGTTGGAAACCGGCGATTTCGAGGCGGATAAAGCTCAACCGGATGTTGCTTCACGCCATTCACGGTCTACACTTAAGGCGGTTGAGCGGGCGGAGCGGCAGCTCGTCGGTTGCCTGCTTCGAGACACGGCGTTATTCCATCACACGCTGTCGGACGGCCGAACGCTCGACGAAGCATTGACGCCGGCGGAGATGGTCACGTCGATCGGCCGAAGGGTGTACCAGTGGGTGTACAACGCATTATGTGAAACAGAACCGGTGACGCTCGCGTCGCTGCTGGGAACGCTCGCGGAGGAGACAGACACTCAGCCGCTGGCCAACTGGCTGACGGACGCGGACGCGGAGGTGGAGAAGGCGACGGCGGGCAAAGCCGAGCTGTTGATGTCGATGCTGACGTCCGCAGCCGAGGCGTTGCTCGCGTTTGAGGGTGAAAAGCGATACCGGGCGGATTTGCGCGGCCGAGCGGTGGCCGGCGAAGATCGCTCGCTTCGGGAGGCGATGGCGTCGCTTCGAGCGAATCCCTCGCCCGTGCGGATTGCCAGGCCGAGGTCATGAAGACTCCGGCCGGGCCGGTTGGACCGCCATCGGCCGGGGTGTCAGGGATGACAAGGGAGAGAGTGGACGGAAGGCGACGCTCACCGAGACGCGACAGCTCGGCGAGGGTTTTTGAAATGAACGACTTGTCGCGGCAGACCAAAACGCTCGCGCGGCGGAGCACAAACGTGCCCCACCCCGCCAGGCATGAACACAAGCAGGAGTTTCTCCCTTGACTGAACATATGCATCCCGCGATGGCCGAACTGATCCGATGTGGTTGCGCATATGGCTGCATCACCTTCGACCAGTTGATCGCCCTGCTCCCCGACGAGATGGTCGAGCCGGACAAGGTCGACGAATTGCTCGTGCTGCTTCGTCAGCAAGGCGTTCGCATCGTCAACGAGTACGACGCGCCCGCCGTGCTCCGCCAGCGAAAAGTCAAGGGTCACAAACTCGAAGCCTCCGAGCCCGAGTTGCACCTCGCCGAGCAGGTCGCCGCCGAGGAAAGCACCGGCACGGAGATGATGGAGGAAGAGGAACAGGCCGCCAAAGCCGAGTTCATCCGCGCCCTGCAGGAAGTCAACTCCAAGCGCATCGACGACCCCGTGCGGATGTACCTCACGCAGATGGGCGAAATCAGCCTGCTGACGCGTGACGAGGAAATCCGCCTCGCGAAGAAGATTGAAACCACCCGCTACATCTTCCGCCGCAAGGTGCTCGAAAGCGACTACTCCGTCAAGCAGGCGGTGGAAGTGCTCGAAATGGTCGACGAAGGCGATCTCCCCTTCGACCGCACGATGAAAATCTCCACCGCCGAGGAAGACGCCAAGGGCAAGATCGCCGCGCGCATCCCGGTGAACCTCAAGACCGTGCGTCGTCTGATGGACCTCAACCGCACGGACTGGGAAGCCCTCGACGAGGCCGGCCGCAAGAGCAAGACCGCCGTCGAACAGACCCGCCTGCGCATCCGCGCCCGCCGACGCAAGATGGCGACCCTCATCGAAGAGCTCAGCCTGCGGACGAGCAAGATTCAGCCGCTGCTGAAGAAGCTGCACTCGATCGCGAACAAGATGATCGAGCTGCAGAAGACCATCGCCAGCAGCGAGCAGCACCCCGACCGCTACGACCCGGAAGACATCATGGTCATGCGCGAAGAGCTCTCCGGCCTTCGCTCGCTGGTGCTCGAAGACCCCGAAGAACTGCTCGCCCGCGTCGAAGACATCATCATCGTCTTCGACGAATACGAGCAGGCGAAGCGCGACCTCTCCGGCGGCAACCTCCGCCTCGTGGTCTCCATCGCCAAGAAATACCGCAACCGCGGCCTCAGCTTCCTCGACATCATTCAGGAAGGCAACACCGGCCTCATGCGCGCGGTCGACAAGTACGAATACAAGCGCGGCTACAAGTTCTCCACCTACGCCACCTGGTGGATTCGCCAGGCCATCACCCGCGCTATCGCCGACCACGCACGCACAATCCGCATCCCCGTGCACATGATCGAAACGATGAGCAAGCTGCGCAACATCGCCAAGCAACTGTTGCAAGGCCTCGGCCGCGAGCCAACCATCGAAGAAATCGCCGAGGAAGCCAAGATGCCCGTCGCCGAAGCGCGACGCGTCATGAAGATCAGCCGTCACCCCATCTCGCTCGACCGACCCGTCGGCGAAAGCGAAGACAGCTACTTCGGCGACTTCATCGAAGACGACTCCATCGAGAACCCCTCCGAAAGCGCCACCAGCGATATGCTCCGCGGCCGCATCGAACAGGTGCTCAAAACACTCACCTACCGCGAACGCGAAATCATCAAGCTCCGCTACGGCATCGGCGACGGCTATACCTACACCCTCGAAGAAGTCGGCCGTATCTTCAAAGTCACCCGCGAACGCGTGCGACAGGTTGAAGCCAAAGCCATCCGCAAACTCCAGCACCCCGTCCGCAGCCGCAAGCTCCAGGGCTTCCTCGACGGCAGCGTCGAAAGCGAAGTCGCCGAGTCACGGTAAAGAAGCAGCGTTTGATTGAATCGATCGCGTAGCGTTAGCCCCGCCGCCTACGGCGGGGCATCCCCCGGAAGCGCCCCCGCGTGGCCGCGGGGGCTAAACATAAAGCTTCAGTCAGCCAGCGATCTGTTCGAGCGCGTCGATCAATTGATCGAGCTGCTCGTCGGTGTTGAACGCGCCGGGGCTGATGCGCAGCGTGCCGCTGGGGAACGTGCCCAGCTGCCGATGCGTGTACGGCGAGCAGTGCAGGCCGGGGCGGACAGCGATGTCGAAGCTGTCGTCGAGGATGGAGCCGAGGTCGCTTGGCTCGAAGCCTTCGAGGTTGATTGAAAGCGTGCCGACGCATTTGCTTGCATCTTGCGGGCCGTAGACGGTGAAACGATCGTCGTCGGCGAAGCGTTCGATGAGCCTGGCGCATTGGGCTTGCTCGTGTTCGAGCGATTCCGCCATGGCTTCGGGTGTGAGTGTGTCGAGCGCGGCGCCGAGGCCGACGATGCCGACGGTGTTGGGCGTGCCGCCTTCGAGGTAGTAGGGGTAGAGCGGCGGTTGGGTGGGCGTGGCGGAGTCGCCACCCGTGCCGCCTTCGCGCCAGGGGTTGAGTGCGCGGAGCTTGCCCTTGCGTGTGATCTGCTGATCGAGGTGGCCGGCTTCGTGCGTGGCGGCGAGGGCCTCGGCGGGCTCCGGGCAGCGCTCGCCGACGTAGAGCGCGCCCGTGCCGGTGGGCCCGAGCAGGCTTTTGTGGCCGGGGAAGGCGAGCAGGTCGACGTGCATCGCGTTGATGTCGATGGGCACAACGCCGATCGTCTGTGCCGCGTCGAGCAGAAAGAGCAGATCGTGTTCGCGGGCGATCGCACCGACGGCGGCGGCGTTTTGCATCGTGCCCAACACGTTGGAAGCGTGGGTGAGCGCAATCAGTTGCGTCGCGGGCGTGATGGCGTTGCGGATGTCGTCAGGATCGACATTGCCCACGGCGTCGCAGCGGACGCGGGTGAGGTCGATGTCGCCGCGGGCGGCCATGCCTTGCAGCGGCCGACTGACGGAGTTGTGTTCGAGGACGGTGGTGATGACGTGGGGCTTGCCGCCGTTGGTTGTGGTGTGTTCGCTGAGCACACCCTTGATGGCCATGTTCAGCGCGTCCGTGCCGTTCATGGCGAAGATGAGGCGGTGATGGTCGTCGCCCTTGATCAGGCGCGTGAGCTTGAGGCGAACGTCGTCGAGCATTTGCTCAGCGCGGACGGCCATACGATGCCCCGCCCGGCCGGGGTTGGCGGCGTCTTCCGTGAGGAACTTCGTCATCGCCTGTGCGACGACGGCGGGCTTGGGAAAACTCGTGGCGGCGTTGTCGAAGTAGATCATCGCGGTGTCCGGCCGATCGCTTGGTAAACGAATTCAAAACAACGACGGCAGCCCCATCGCCCGCCGCCACGCGGAGAGCTGGCCGAGGTGAAACCCGACGTGGGCGGTCAGGTCATAGAGCACGTAGTCACCGACGGTGGGGAAAAAGTCGCGCATCACTTCGGGGGCCGGCTGTTGCAGGGCATCTTCCGATGCGCTCAATAGCGCGTCCATAGCCGACGTGGTCGACGACGCGAACGTGTCGAGCAGCGTCTGCTTCGAGGGGTACGCATCGGCTGACGGCTGCGGCGTGCTGCCCATGCCGAACGTCGTTTCCCATGCTTCGGGACAAAGCGCTTCGCCGCCGAGCAGTTTGCTGGACACGCTGTTGTAAACGCACAGATGGCCCAGCACCCATGCGGGGTGGTTCATCGTCGCGTTGGGCGACGGCTGCGCGACCATCTGCTCGGCGGTCAGCTCGGCGACCTGTGCGTTGGCGAACTTGACGTTCAGCGCTGCCGCGTGTTGAAGATACCTATCCATCTTTATGCCCCCACATATTTCGCGTAAATACCGCGTGCGACGTCCGGCTTCTGCGTGCCTTTGACGATCGCTCGGCCGTCGGTGAACAGAGTCAACTCATACGGCTCGCCGTTGTCAGTGATGTTGGCGCGGAGCATGAACTTGTTAGCGGTGACATCACCGTGGCTGCGCAGTCGGCCGGCGATTTCGTCGAAGTCGAGCTTGCCGCCCGAGGATTCTTTTTGTTGCAGTTGCACGGCGTTTCGGCCGCAGAGCGTGGTGGTCGAGCTGCCGAACTTGCCGTCGAGAAACTCGAACGATCGCTTCTTGCAGCAGACACATTCGCCAAGGTCATACGCCTTGCCGACCTTGAACTGCTTGACGAGGTTATGCCAGGTATCGATGTGCAGCAGCGTCGGGCTGACGGCGTCCCAGTTGCCGGTGAGCAGCTTGAGCGCTTCGTTGGCTTCGTAGGTGGCGACGATGCCGACGCTGGTGTTCAGCACGCCGGCGGTGTCGCAGGTCGGGTTCATGCCCGGCGGCGGAGCCTGCTCGAAGATGCAGCGCAGGCAAGGCGTGGCCTTGCCGACCTTTTCCCATGGCGAATCGCCGGCCGGCGTGTGGGGGAGGATGGTGTACTGCATGCCGACCGTACCCACCGCGCCGCCGTAGACGTAGGGGATACCGAGTTTGACGGCCGCGTCGTTGACGATGAAACGCGTTTCGAAGTTGTCCACGCCGTCGACGAGCACATCGCAGCCCTCGGCGAGCTTTTCGATATTCGTGTGGTTCAGGTCGTCAACGATGGCGGTGACTTTCACCTGCGAATTGATCTGGTTGATCTTTCGCTTGGCGGCCTCGGCTTTGGGGATGGCGTCGCGGACGTCATTTTCATCGAAGAGCACTTGCCGTTGGAGGTTGGTCGCTTCGATGAAGTCGCGGTCGACAATGATCAACTCACCCACACCCGCGCGGGCGAGCAGGTTGGCGGCCACCGTGCCGAGCGCGCCGCAGCCGACGATGAGGGCCTTGCTGGCCAGCAGCTTGCGCTGGCCTTCTTCGCCGAAGCCGGGCAACAGCATCTGCCGGTGATAGCGGGCGAGGTCGTCGATGTCGGATGTCGGATGTTGAATATCGGATGTTGTTGTGTTCATTGTCGCCTGCTACTTCCAGCGTGCAAAACCATCCCCCACATTCGCCATCCCCCATGCCACATTCCCCATTCGCTTACCCCCCCGCGATGGCGGGCACGATGGAGACTTCGTCGCCGGCTTTCAGCTCGGTGTCGAGGTTGTCGAGGAAGCGGATGTCTTCGTCGTTGAGGTAAACGTTGATGAAGCGGTTGAGCTGGTCATCCGTCTTGTAGAGTTTCTTGCCGAAGTCGGGGTATTGGTTTTTCAATGTGCCCAACGCTTCGCCGACGGTGTTCGCGGGCACGTCGACGGATTCCTGGTCGCCAACCTGGGGACGCAGCGCGGTGGGAATGTGGATTTTGACGGTATCGGGCATGTCGTAGCTCCTGTCTGTAATTGCAATGATTAGCTTGGTGTGGCGCTTACGGCTGAATGATTTCACCACGAAGAATACGAAGGATGCGAAGAGCACGAAGAAAACCGGATATTTCTTTTTTTTACTTCGCTAATACTTCTTTATTCTGCTT
The Phycisphaerales bacterium AB-hyl4 genome window above contains:
- a CDS encoding PhzF family phenazine biosynthesis protein, with product MSHAIYHVDAFTDSPFAGNPAAVCLITGELDDDWLQAVATEMNLSETAFVRPIPGGFELRWFTPAAEVELCGHATLAAAHVLWEQQLMGAEKPIAFKTRHRGVLHCELDAESGLIAMDFPADPPAVAEPVAGLIEALGVEPVTVLRSRYDWVVEVEDSAAVREARPNMLALMDIDARGVGLTARGGEADEADFVSRFFAPRLRIDEDAVTGSLHCVLGPYWRRMLGKDVMDAAQLSQRGGRLRVAMREGDERVALAGRAVTVTVGQLLV
- the rpmB gene encoding 50S ribosomal protein L28; protein product: MPRVCEFTGRRTSSGNTYTHRGKAKYLGGVGTKVTGKTKRKFKPNIKAITAVIDGSVVRVKASTKAIRSGLVVKPLKRKYAYRPDAEQTQGE
- the dnaG gene encoding DNA primase yields the protein MPVREDQKIQVQQATDIVRLIGEHVALRPKGREFAGLCPFHDDQNPSMFVSPAKQIYKCFSCGAGGDVFTFVTQYHKMTFPEALRHLADQAGIKLQAAGGRGQGSDEGPSERQRIAAANELAMGFFRTLYKHPEHGQAVREYVEKRGINAEMIEAFQLGYASDRWDGLATTIDRKSWDLQSFIAAGLVTPRNRNHDDSNNSELETRNSKPSNCYDRLRHRLIFPIFDAIGRPIAFGGRKLREADEPKYLNSPETKLFNKSATLYGLHLAKKPIIDSKTAVIVEGYTDVIACHQHGAKNVVATLGTALTREHVGELRRYAQKVVLVFDADEAGRKAADRAVELFLTGDLDVAIAVLPTGPDGAKLDPAELLAQPDGLAQWRRVVDDASDALAYQFDRIAADLTAAGTITGRQAIAEAYLDQLGRLGLSRMGQIRRALTVQRLANLLKMSESAVNDVLTGLEQRNTRFSQPAQPAQPDADESPWPAESLETGDFEADKAQPDVASRHSRSTLKAVERAERQLVGCLLRDTALFHHTLSDGRTLDEALTPAEMVTSIGRRVYQWVYNALCETEPVTLASLLGTLAEETDTQPLANWLTDADAEVEKATAGKAELLMSMLTSAAEALLAFEGEKRYRADLRGRAVAGEDRSLREAMASLRANPSPVRIARPRS
- the rpoD gene encoding RNA polymerase sigma factor RpoD codes for the protein MAELIRCGCAYGCITFDQLIALLPDEMVEPDKVDELLVLLRQQGVRIVNEYDAPAVLRQRKVKGHKLEASEPELHLAEQVAAEESTGTEMMEEEEQAAKAEFIRALQEVNSKRIDDPVRMYLTQMGEISLLTRDEEIRLAKKIETTRYIFRRKVLESDYSVKQAVEVLEMVDEGDLPFDRTMKISTAEEDAKGKIAARIPVNLKTVRRLMDLNRTDWEALDEAGRKSKTAVEQTRLRIRARRRKMATLIEELSLRTSKIQPLLKKLHSIANKMIELQKTIASSEQHPDRYDPEDIMVMREELSGLRSLVLEDPEELLARVEDIIIVFDEYEQAKRDLSGGNLRLVVSIAKKYRNRGLSFLDIIQEGNTGLMRAVDKYEYKRGYKFSTYATWWIRQAITRAIADHARTIRIPVHMIETMSKLRNIAKQLLQGLGREPTIEEIAEEAKMPVAEARRVMKISRHPISLDRPVGESEDSYFGDFIEDDSIENPSESATSDMLRGRIEQVLKTLTYREREIIKLRYGIGDGYTYTLEEVGRIFKVTRERVRQVEAKAIRKLQHPVRSRKLQGFLDGSVESEVAESR
- a CDS encoding aminotransferase class V-fold PLP-dependent enzyme — translated: MIYFDNAATSFPKPAVVAQAMTKFLTEDAANPGRAGHRMAVRAEQMLDDVRLKLTRLIKGDDHHRLIFAMNGTDALNMAIKGVLSEHTTTNGGKPHVITTVLEHNSVSRPLQGMAARGDIDLTRVRCDAVGNVDPDDIRNAITPATQLIALTHASNVLGTMQNAAAVGAIAREHDLLFLLDAAQTIGVVPIDINAMHVDLLAFPGHKSLLGPTGTGALYVGERCPEPAEALAATHEAGHLDQQITRKGKLRALNPWREGGTGGDSATPTQPPLYPYYLEGGTPNTVGIVGLGAALDTLTPEAMAESLEHEQAQCARLIERFADDDRFTVYGPQDASKCVGTLSINLEGFEPSDLGSILDDSFDIAVRPGLHCSPYTHRQLGTFPSGTLRISPGAFNTDEQLDQLIDALEQIAG
- a CDS encoding DinB family protein, which translates into the protein MDRYLQHAAALNVKFANAQVAELTAEQMVAQPSPNATMNHPAWVLGHLCVYNSVSSKLLGGEALCPEAWETTFGMGSTPQPSADAYPSKQTLLDTFASSTTSAMDALLSASEDALQQPAPEVMRDFFPTVGDYVLYDLTAHVGFHLGQLSAWRRAMGLPSLF
- a CDS encoding ThiF family adenylyltransferase; its protein translation is MNTTTSDIQHPTSDIDDLARYHRQMLLPGFGEEGQRKLLASKALIVGCGALGTVAANLLARAGVGELIIVDRDFIEATNLQRQVLFDENDVRDAIPKAEAAKRKINQINSQVKVTAIVDDLNHTNIEKLAEGCDVLVDGVDNFETRFIVNDAAVKLGIPYVYGGAVGTVGMQYTILPHTPAGDSPWEKVGKATPCLRCIFEQAPPPGMNPTCDTAGVLNTSVGIVATYEANEALKLLTGNWDAVSPTLLHIDTWHNLVKQFKVGKAYDLGECVCCKKRSFEFLDGKFGSSTTTLCGRNAVQLQQKESSGGKLDFDEIAGRLRSHGDVTANKFMLRANITDNGEPYELTLFTDGRAIVKGTQKPDVARGIYAKYVGA
- a CDS encoding ubiquitin-like small modifier protein 1 is translated as MPDTVKIHIPTALRPQVGDQESVDVPANTVGEALGTLKNQYPDFGKKLYKTDDQLNRFINVYLNDEDIRFLDNLDTELKAGDEVSIVPAIAGG